GACCGCCTTCAGCGCCAGGACTTATTAACATGGCAAATACAGGAAATCGCTGCGGCAAATCTTTCTCCCGGCGAAGATGAAAAATTGGAACAGGAAATTCGCGTCTTGTCCAATGCGGAAAAAATTGTTAACGCCACTAAACGTTCATATATGATACTTAGTCAAGGGAATAAGGGATTTAGCGGAATTTTATCATGTCTTGCAGAAATTAAACGGGATTTGGAACAAATAACTAAATATGATTCAAAGCTTGAATCACAATTGAACATAATTACCGAGAGTCTCTACCAATTGGAAGAGGTCTCTTCCGTACTGAGAAATTATGAGGATTCTATCGAATTTAATCCCGGTAAACTTGCCCGTTTGCAGGAACGGTTAGACTCAATGCACAAACTTAGAAAAAAGTACGGGACAACAGTTGAAGATATATTTTTATATTACAATCAAGCGGTAGAAGAACTTAATAATATTGGCGATTCAGATCATAAACTGGAAGAACTGGAAAATAAGTGTAATTCGCTGGAAAATGACTTAAGGCGGCTTGTTGATGATCTTGACCGGCTAAGACGTGAATCGGCAAAAAAACTTGCTGATCAAGTGACCGGACATTTAAAGGAATTGGGAATGCCCAAAGCAGATTTCATTATTGAAGTTAAAAAAACAGAAGAGTTTTCCAGGAATGGTTGTAATGAAGCGGTCTTTTTATTCTCCGCCAACCCGGGTGAAGACGTTAAACCCATTGTCAAAATTGCTTCCGGCGGAGAATTGTCGCGTATAGCTTTAGCGATAAAAACGGCTTGTGCCCAGCATGATGAATGCGGCATAATGGTCTTCGACGAAGTGGATGCGGGTATTGGCGGACAAACTGCACAAATTGTGGGAGAAAAAATCGCCAGAATCTCAAGTTTTTCCAAGCAGGTAATTTGTATAACCCATTTGCCGCATATAGCCTGTATGGCTGACACCCATATATATATCAGTAAACTGCTTGAGAATGAAAAAACAGTTACGCAAGTTGAAGTTTTATCTGAGAAAGATAGAGTAACGGAACTTGCTCGAATGCTATCCGGTGAAGTCACCCGCTTGTCCCATGAGAACGCAGCCCAAATGCTTAAATCAGCAAGAGATAAGAAAGATGCGCAGCGTCTTGAAGCAGGAAAAAGTAATCTATTGTTTCGCCTTCCCGAAAAGTTATAAATTCTATTGGGAAAATTCCAGGAAGCTGTACTTTTTGTAATTGAAAAAAAGAATTTTGGAAAAATGAAGCGCAAGCATAAGCTTGCGTTTTATTTTTTAAAAAACCGATTAAAATGAACTTCCAATACACCTTATCCCAATTTGACCGGAATAATCCTACTTAACATCTGGACATTCTATTTTTACAAGATTAAATTGTCCAATAATTTTATTGTAATATGGGAAATTAATAAAAATTTAATGAAAGGCGGAGTTGTAATTGTGGGAAGAATGTAAGTAAGTAGGGAGTGATGAAAGAAAATATGGCAAGGATAAAGCAAGATTCCCGCTGGCGGACCATTTGGGCAATGTTAATTATTATGGTAATTATCGCATTTTGTCTTTCACCACAATTTCGCAGTATT
This window of the Methylomusa anaerophila genome carries:
- the recN gene encoding DNA repair protein RecN, producing the protein MLKSLTVTNFALIEHASIEFGSGLNIITGETGAGKSILIDALTAILGERTSTESIRSGADYLRIEAVFHLSQYLSVMTLLDEQGIPREEDDTLIISRRLTRSGKNTVLVNGCQVTLAILKKICEKLVDMHGQHENLALLKPEIHLDLVDNYHPDLKIMLQEYKRLYRLWQSVSDELTVIKIGMRDRLQRQDLLTWQIQEIAAANLSPGEDEKLEQEIRVLSNAEKIVNATKRSYMILSQGNKGFSGILSCLAEIKRDLEQITKYDSKLESQLNIITESLYQLEEVSSVLRNYEDSIEFNPGKLARLQERLDSMHKLRKKYGTTVEDIFLYYNQAVEELNNIGDSDHKLEELENKCNSLENDLRRLVDDLDRLRRESAKKLADQVTGHLKELGMPKADFIIEVKKTEEFSRNGCNEAVFLFSANPGEDVKPIVKIASGGELSRIALAIKTACAQHDECGIMVFDEVDAGIGGQTAQIVGEKIARISSFSKQVICITHLPHIACMADTHIYISKLLENEKTVTQVEVLSEKDRVTELARMLSGEVTRLSHENAAQMLKSARDKKDAQRLEAGKSNLLFRLPEKL